Proteins found in one Lysinibacillus fusiformis genomic segment:
- a CDS encoding ISL3 family transposase, with protein sequence MSDLLSLPDIKTIEPPQENETDMMFKVEAVGPPERCPECGFDKLYKHSSRNQLIMDLPIRLKRVGLQLNRRRYKCRECGSTFWERLISVDEKRSMTKRLLKSIQEQSMSKTFVEVAESVGVDEKTIRNVFKDYVALKEREYQFETPKWLGIDEIHIIRRPRLVLTNIERRTIYDIKPNRNKETVIQRLSEISDRTYIEYVTMDMWKPYKDAVNTILPHAKVVVDKFHVVRMANQALDNVRKSLKAHMSQKERRTLMRERFILLKRKHDLNERESFLLDTWLGNLPALKEAYELKEEFYWIWDTPDPDEGHLRYSQWRHRCMSSNSKDAYKDLVRAVDNWHVEIFNYFDKRLTNAYTESINSIIRQVERMGRGYSFDALRAKILFNEKLHKKRKPRFNSSAFNKAMLYDTFNWYEVNDHDITDNFGVDFSTLIKNLEKGDL encoded by the coding sequence ATGTCAGACTTATTATCCCTACCAGACATTAAAACAATAGAACCGCCACAAGAAAATGAAACCGATATGATGTTTAAAGTTGAAGCAGTCGGACCACCTGAACGTTGTCCTGAATGTGGTTTTGACAAGTTGTACAAACACAGTTCAAGAAATCAACTAATTATGGATTTGCCCATTCGTTTAAAGCGAGTGGGCTTACAATTGAACCGTAGACGATACAAGTGTCGTGAATGCGGATCTACCTTCTGGGAACGCCTAATATCTGTAGATGAAAAGCGTAGTATGACCAAAAGGCTTTTAAAGTCCATTCAAGAGCAATCCATGTCTAAGACCTTTGTAGAAGTCGCAGAAAGCGTTGGTGTTGACGAGAAAACCATTAGGAACGTTTTTAAGGACTATGTGGCACTCAAAGAACGTGAATACCAGTTTGAAACTCCTAAGTGGCTTGGGATAGACGAGATACATATTATCCGTAGACCTCGGCTTGTATTGACTAATATTGAACGCAGGACTATTTATGACATCAAGCCTAACCGTAACAAGGAAACAGTCATCCAACGTCTTTCAGAAATCAGTGACAGGACTTACATTGAGTACGTCACAATGGATATGTGGAAGCCCTACAAAGACGCAGTGAACACTATCCTTCCACACGCTAAAGTTGTCGTAGATAAGTTTCATGTAGTTAGAATGGCTAATCAAGCCTTAGATAACGTCAGAAAGTCTTTGAAAGCCCATATGAGCCAAAAAGAAAGACGTACCCTTATGCGTGAAAGGTTTATCCTTCTAAAGCGTAAACACGATCTAAATGAACGTGAATCATTCCTCTTAGATACTTGGTTAGGTAATCTTCCTGCTTTAAAAGAAGCCTATGAACTCAAAGAAGAGTTTTACTGGATATGGGATACTCCTGATCCAGATGAAGGTCATCTTCGTTATAGTCAATGGAGACACCGTTGTATGTCCAGCAACTCTAAAGACGCATATAAAGACCTCGTGAGAGCCGTAGACAACTGGCATGTCGAAATATTCAACTACTTTGATAAAAGGCTCACTAATGCTTATACGGAGTCAATTAACAGCATTATTAGGCAGGTAGAGCGAATGGGTAGAGGTTACTCGTTTGATGCCTTACGAGCCAAAATCCTTTTCAATGAGAAGCTCCATAAAAAGCGTAAGCCACGATTTAATTCAAGTGCTTTCAATAAAGCTATGTTATACGATACTTTCAATTGGTATGAAGTGAATGATCACGACATTACAGACAACTTTGGTGTCGATTTTTCCACACTTATTAAGAATTTGGAGAAGGGTGATTTATAA